TGCAAAACATGCTCAAAGACATCTGGGCAGAAATTCACCCAACCATCATTTTTGTGACACATGACATTGCAGAAGCAGTATATTTGGCAGACGAAATTTACATCATGAAGTCTGTCCCTTCCCAAATCATTCACCGCCTAGATGTTGATTTACCTTTGGTGCGAGATCGGTCAGTAAAGCGCGACCCCCGATTCATTGACATGGTGTATGATATTGAAGACAAGATGATTAACCTACACAAAGAAGCAGGGATTACGTATCTTTGAAAGGAGATTTTGGAAGTTTAACTGTTAGAAAATAATCGTGTTAAGAACCTAATAACCAGTTTCTAATCAATAAATCACTATCCTAATCCTCCATCATTGCCACTACTCTGGCGGGCGCAGCCGATGCGCCGACAATCTTCAATGGGAAAACCGCTACTTTGAAGCCCGTCAATGGTAGTGCATCTAGATTGGTCAATTGCTCGACGTGGCAATATTCCTTGTCACGCCCCACCAAATGTGCCTCCCAAAACAGGTCAGGGTCGTTCGTTTCCTTCGCTTTTTGAATCAAATGAGGAAGCGGCAAATCCCAGCCCCATTGGTCAATGCCCATCACCTTAATGCCTTGGTCAATCAGCCATTCGGTTGCCTCTGCGCTCATGCCTGTTCCTTTTTTGAAGAAATCTTGTGTTCCCATCAGCTTATCCCGCCCCGTTTTAATCAAGACAATCATGCCTTTTTGCAGCGTCAAGTTGTGTTGTTGTAGGAAATCTTGGATGTCTTTTTGGCTAATCGCTTCAAAATCGGCTTTGTGCTTCATGTCTATCACCATTCCTTCTCCAAAACACCACTCCAAAGGCACTTCGTCAATCGTTTTGGCAGGTTTGCCTTCGCAAGTAGGGGCATAGTGCCACGGTGCATCGAGGTGAGTCGTAGAGTGAACACCCATTTTCTGGATGCTATCATCTGCCCAACCCACAAAACCTTTGGGAAACAGTTTGAAGGGTAAACCAAACAAACGAATCAACCATTTGGCTTTTTTATGGGGTTTGTGCTTGATTTTGACCTTCATGAAAAAAGGGTCGCCACTGTTGTACTGTATTGGTTTGGAAAGATCAATGATTTTCATGTTTTTGGTGTTGATTGCATTGAAAATTAGCGTTCATCGCAGGTTTTAGAAGAAGGAGACTTTTGAAGTTTATTCTGAAAGATATTGAATGTTTGAAAATCAGCCTATTCTCAATTAAAAACTTCAAAAGTCTTTGATGTGTTTAGCGGTTCTGGTTCACCTCCATAAACTGCCGCACGCTCTCACTCATTTCAATTCCTTCCTTATTCAGTGGATCCGAAATAGGCGTTTGATATACTTTTTTGATTGGCAAAACTCCCGCCCAAACATCTAATTCGTAGTCCTCCTTGTCATCAGCAGGGCCACCCGTTCGGATTTTGGCAGAAGCCTCTTCAATTGGGATTTTGAAAACGTGCGTGGCTTTCAGTTCATTGTCTTTCGTTGGACGTACTTCCTCCCAACGTCCTACAATGATGTGGTCAGAAACGGCCTTCAGTGCTGCCTCTTTTTCGGCTTTGTTTTCAATGAGTTGCGCCTTACCAAACACTACCACCGAACGATAATTGGCAGAATGGTGAAAGCCCGAACGAGCCAACACCAAACCATCGGTAATCGTGACAGTCAGGCATATATCTACTTCTTTCTTCAATTCACTCAACATTCGGCTCGTAGCTGCGCCATGAACGAGGAGGTAGTCATCCTTTCTGCCATACAAGGTCGGAATGACCACAGGATAACCCTGATGCACAAATCCGATATGACACACAAATTCGGCATCTAAAATGGAATAAATGGTTTCTAAATCGTACTGCCCTCTCTTGGGAATTCTCTTAACTTTTGTTCGGTCGGTGATGTTCATTTTGTTAATATGAATTTTTTGTTAGAAATGATATTCATTTCCTTCTTTCTTCATATTTTGGATAACAAGCCCCAAATAAACGGAAATTTATTGGCATTTTCGCCTATCCATTCCACCAAATCCTTCAAATAGTGATTGCTAATCTGAATCGTTCCGACATCTTCGGTCAGTCGAATCAATTGCCATGCTTCTTCAATCAATTGATTGCGAATGTCTTTGTTATTCATTGCAGAGAGCGGTATCAAAATGTCTTTGTGACTCAAAAAATACAATCTTTCTTTTTGAAACCGTTCTATTCCTTCTGGAGTATTGCAAAACATACGCAAGATTTCAAGTACATCTGCATCGTAAACAATTTGTCCCCAGCTATTTGCTTCTTCTTTTTTAGAAATAAAATCGGCTACTGTTCGGCAATAATCACCTGATTTTCCTTTTTGCTGCAAATAGTGAAAACACAAATCAGCACTTTCTGACTCCCAAAAATCCTGACCATTTCCTTCTCTAGCTGTATCGTGAAAAGCGATTGCAGTACGTACTGCTTCAAAATCGACATCCAAATCGAAGGTGATAGCATAGTATCTTGCCAGACATTCTCCCAAAACCAAGGTTCTTGAGATGTGTCTTCTACCGTGAATACCCGTAATGTCAAAGCTCTTTTCATGGGCTTCGTAAAAAGGAGCAATGTATTCTGCAAATTCTTGCTGGAAAGCATTGAAAGAGAGGGAAATATTTTTCATTAAAAGTGTTTTTTTACTTAAAAACTTGGTACACCCTAACAACGGAATGGGGGCATAAATTGAAGTAAATTAAAGTGAACAAGATTGTTTGAAACTCGACTCACAAAATTGGTGAAAAATAAGTAATTATTGTAATTTGAGGAAAACTTCAAAAACCTTTCACCGTATTTTCTTCAAATAAAAATGACAACAGACTAGCGTTTGTTAGTTATTCTGCAAACAATATGTTATTTTTGTCGTTATAAATGTTCAGATTGAAGCTCAACAAACTCCAATCTTTTTATTCAAATCAATCATCAAAATTATGTACGGAGGCGGATATATCCATCAAGTAGATACAAAAAATAGAGGTGCTGCCCTGCCCGAAGATCCTGAAAAGTTGGCAGCGTTTGAGGCATGTATAGAGCGTGGTGAAAAAATTGAGCCAACGGATTGGATGCCTTACGAATACCGTCGGCAATTGACCCGAATGATTGAGCAACATGCTCACTCCGAAATAATGGGAGCTTTGCCCGAAGGTACATGGATTACCCGTGCGCCTAACTTCAAACGTAAATTGGCTTTGATAGCCAAGGTACAGGATGAAATTGGTCATGCACAGTTGCTTTATTCTGCTGCTGAAACACTTGGAAAACCTCGTGAGCAGATGATCAATGACCTTCTAAGTGGCAAATCGAAATATTCCAATGTGTTCAACTATCCTGCTGAAACTTGGGCAGATGTAGCCGTGATTGGTTTTTTGATTGACGCAGCGGCTATCGTGAATCAGTTGGCGAATGCTAAAGGTTCTTACGGGCCTTACAGTCGGGCATTGAGGCGAATATGTGCTGAAGAATCTTTTCATTTGAAGCAAGGATATGAAGCATTTGTATATTTGGCTACGGGCAGCGAGACTCAAAGAGCCATGTTGCAGGATGCAGTGAATCGTTGGTGGAAACCGATTATTCACTTTTTTGGTCCTCCTGATAAGCAGTCTATTCACAGCGAGAAGTTGATGAAATGGAAGGTGAAAATGGCTTCAAACGACGATATGCGAAACCAATTTTTTGACCAATATGTTCCCAAAGTCTTAGAACTTGGCATTACGATTCCCGACCCCAACTTCCGCAAAAACGAGGAGACAGGAGAATGGGAATTTAGCGACCCCGATTGGAGTGAGTTTTATAGAGTTATCAATGGCGATGGTCCCTGCAATGAAGAACGAATGGCTGTCAGACGCTGGGCGGAAGAACATGGTGAATGGGTGAGAAAAGCATTGATGAAACCAAACGAAAAGTATGCAATCCCTTTGGCATAAATAGTTAGTAAAGAACCATATATTAAGGCTATTGAAGAGAGGACTCCTTTTTCTTTCAGAGATATACCTTTCTAATTCTATTCAAATACTTAGGAATTTTACAAAGAAGGTTCAGGCTTCACGGCTTGGACCTTTTTTCGTTTGCTATTCTGTTTACAATCACTTCAATCCTGCAATGGCTTCATTCACATTTACTACATGGTCGCCTACCTTCTCCGCATCGTTTACACAGTTGAGGAAAGCAATGCTTTCCCGAATCCCATATTTAGCCTTTTCGACTCTTTTGTAATAGGCTACAACTAATTCATCCCGCAATAGATTGATTTGTTTTTCTTGGGCATATACTTGTTCCAGATGAATTTTCTGAAATGAACCACTCATGTTGAGGTTCATCTGTTTGATAGCTGTATGAACCAATTCTAATAAAGCTTTGATTTTCAGTAGAAATTCTTCTGGAAACTCTAAGTCTCGTTTTTTCATATTCTCCAATTGCAGTGTCATTTGGTAGAAAATATCCCCCATTCGCTCCATGTCATTTACTACTTTTAGCATGGCTCTAATACGCATTGAAGCCTGATTGCTAATATCTGCTGAGGCAATTTGGGCCAAAAAGTCGCTGATTTTTTCTTGCAGTAAATCCGTAGCCTCCTCTCTTTCTTTCAGTTTTTCCATCAATCTTTCAGGTCTTTTCACCTTCTGAAACATAAGCGATTGTACATTGCCACTCATTCTTTCAATCAGCTTTCCAAATTCTTGAACTTCCATCAGTGCTTCATTGATGGCCAATTCCGAAATAGGAATATAACCACTGTTGATGTATTTGAGGCTATAAGTAGTGTTGCCCTTTTCAGGCATTAGGTAAATAATAAGACGTGCAAGTAGAGGGATAAATGCTACTTGTAATAGTACATTTGCAATATTGAAAACGGTATGGAAAAGGGTGATGCCCGTGGTTGCATTCATCAAATCAGAAGCGTTGGGCATAGTAGAATTAACAATTTCTTTGCCGAAGATGTAGAAGTGTAAAGTGCCTATCCAACTCAAAAATAAAGGAAATATGAGCAGAACCCAAGTAACACCTATTACATTGAACAACAAATGAAAACGTGCAGCTCTTCGTGCATGAATATTGCACACCATTGCGGCAATATTGGCTGTAATAGTAGTGCCGATATTTTCTCCCAGGACCATTGCTGCTGCCAATGGAAAATCTATCCATCCTTCGGCTACCATCACCATTGTCAGTGTGATAGATGCACTAGAAGACTGCAAAACCATGGTGAGAAGTGCGCCTACACCTACAAAGAAAAGCACCGAAAGAAAGCCTGAATCCGTAAAATTATTCAGGAAGGCAAGCATATCAGGGTTTTCTCCAATATTGGGAAAGCTATCTTTGAGTAACTCTAAACCCAAAAACAAGATGCCAAATCCCATCACGAATTCGGCTACATTGCGCCATCTTTCATTAGAGGAAAATAAGAAAGGGAAAAAAATGCCAATTAAGGCGATTGTAATGGGTTGGATTTTTAGCGTAAAACTGAAAAGGGTCAGCCATGCGGTAATAGTAGTCCCTATATTGGCTCCCATAATGATTCCCATTGCCCCTACAAAAGTCAATAACCCAGCATTTACAAAACTTACCACCATTACCGTAATCGCAGAGGAAGATTGTACTGTCATAGTGGTTAACAAGCCTGTGAAAATTCCACTCAGGCGGTTATTGGTCATGGATTTGAGTATGCGTCGAAGGTTATGTCCAGCAGCTTTCTGCAAACCCTCACTCATCACTTTCATGCCGTATATGAAAACCCCAATTGAACCAACGATTTGTAGAAGCCCAATTAATATTGCAATCATTCTCACAAAAGTATCAAAAGATATGCGTTTGTAGCTAAGAGAAAGCTGTTAAGTTTATGTTAAGGTTTAGAATAGTACAAGGTGCAGTCATTGAATCTCAAAAGACACAAAACAAAAGAACTACTCAAAATAACAAGAAAGACCAATCTTTTTTACATCTTTAATTTTCAAACATCTAAACTGAAAACTATAGCAAGCAGCCCAATCAGACGATTCTTACCAAAAAGATTTAGAAGAATTTTTGAAGTCCAAAGAGAAGAAATTGAAGGATTTGAAGCAGGTGTTGTCGTTCCAACCGTTGTCAAAGTCTGCGACTGTTGACAAGGTTTGCGAAACTTTGACGACGGTTGTAAAACCTCGTCAACAGTTGAACGGAAATGCCGCCCTATCTCCAGATCTTTGCAATCGCATATCTATCGAACTTATTATCAACAGATAAAACGGGCAAGTCCTCTGACATAGCTTGAGCAATAATAAGTCTATCAAAAGGGTCTCTATGAAAAAGAGGCAGTTGGGTATAAACCTCCAAATGATTCAAGTTGATGGAGAGAATTTGAATTTCAGAAGGAACAAGCGTAGTAATTGGAACAGTTATTCGCAGTTTTCCAATGTTCACTTTCACTGCAATTTCCCACAAACTCGCAATACTTAAAAGTTTGACATTGGAGGGGTTCTCTATCAAAGCACGATTTTCAGCACCCAATTCATCCCTTCCCCAAATGTACCATAAGAAAGTATGTGTATCTAATAAAATTTTCATATCACATATAATCTTTGAAGTCGTCAATCGGCTCATTGAAGTCCTCTGCCATGTATTGAATCATATCTTTAGCTGCCCCAAACTTCAAAGGAATAGGCGTTGATACTTCTTTCGTTTTTAGAGAAATAGATACATTTTGAAGTGCTTTTTTAATCAATCCGTCAATTTGTTGGATAATGGATTCATCTTCCACATACACCAATTGGCTGATGAGTTCTAATTTTTTTGCTTGTAGGTTCATTGTCGTTTGATTTTACTTTTCAAACGTTTTGGGGTTTGGATTGGTTCAAAGGGAGTTCTGTTTCAAGTGTTACGTTGGTAGCGAACATTCGCCGACACTTGAAAAGTTCGGCGACATGTGAAGCGAACACAAAAAAGCCCCAAAACTTCCAAATAAGAAATCTTGGGGCTTCATCACCGCTCAAACGTTTGCGAAAACCTCCCCCTAACCCCCTCCAAAGGGGGAATTTGGGTGTCGCCAAGTTTTT
This window of the Chitinophagales bacterium genome carries:
- the paaA gene encoding 1,2-phenylacetyl-CoA epoxidase subunit PaaA, coding for MYGGGYIHQVDTKNRGAALPEDPEKLAAFEACIERGEKIEPTDWMPYEYRRQLTRMIEQHAHSEIMGALPEGTWITRAPNFKRKLALIAKVQDEIGHAQLLYSAAETLGKPREQMINDLLSGKSKYSNVFNYPAETWADVAVIGFLIDAAAIVNQLANAKGSYGPYSRALRRICAEESFHLKQGYEAFVYLATGSETQRAMLQDAVNRWWKPIIHFFGPPDKQSIHSEKLMKWKVKMASNDDMRNQFFDQYVPKVLELGITIPDPNFRKNEETGEWEFSDPDWSEFYRVINGDGPCNEERMAVRRWAEEHGEWVRKALMKPNEKYAIPLA
- a CDS encoding pyridoxamine 5'-phosphate oxidase family protein codes for the protein MNITDRTKVKRIPKRGQYDLETIYSILDAEFVCHIGFVHQGYPVVIPTLYGRKDDYLLVHGAATSRMLSELKKEVDICLTVTITDGLVLARSGFHHSANYRSVVVFGKAQLIENKAEKEAALKAVSDHIIVGRWEEVRPTKDNELKATHVFKIPIEEASAKIRTGGPADDKEDYELDVWAGVLPIKKVYQTPISDPLNKEGIEMSESVRQFMEVNQNR
- a CDS encoding Na/Pi cotransporter family protein — encoded protein: MIAILIGLLQIVGSIGVFIYGMKVMSEGLQKAAGHNLRRILKSMTNNRLSGIFTGLLTTMTVQSSSAITVMVVSFVNAGLLTFVGAMGIIMGANIGTTITAWLTLFSFTLKIQPITIALIGIFFPFLFSSNERWRNVAEFVMGFGILFLGLELLKDSFPNIGENPDMLAFLNNFTDSGFLSVLFFVGVGALLTMVLQSSSASITLTMVMVAEGWIDFPLAAAMVLGENIGTTITANIAAMVCNIHARRAARFHLLFNVIGVTWVLLIFPLFLSWIGTLHFYIFGKEIVNSTMPNASDLMNATTGITLFHTVFNIANVLLQVAFIPLLARLIIYLMPEKGNTTYSLKYINSGYIPISELAINEALMEVQEFGKLIERMSGNVQSLMFQKVKRPERLMEKLKEREEATDLLQEKISDFLAQIASADISNQASMRIRAMLKVVNDMERMGDIFYQMTLQLENMKKRDLEFPEEFLLKIKALLELVHTAIKQMNLNMSGSFQKIHLEQVYAQEKQINLLRDELVVAYYKRVEKAKYGIRESIAFLNCVNDAEKVGDHVVNVNEAIAGLK
- a CDS encoding cyclase family protein, translated to MKIIDLSKPIQYNSGDPFFMKVKIKHKPHKKAKWLIRLFGLPFKLFPKGFVGWADDSIQKMGVHSTTHLDAPWHYAPTCEGKPAKTIDEVPLEWCFGEGMVIDMKHKADFEAISQKDIQDFLQQHNLTLQKGMIVLIKTGRDKLMGTQDFFKKGTGMSAEATEWLIDQGIKVMGIDQWGWDLPLPHLIQKAKETNDPDLFWEAHLVGRDKEYCHVEQLTNLDALPLTGFKVAVFPLKIVGASAAPARVVAMMED
- a CDS encoding DUF2281 domain-containing protein, which encodes MNLQAKKLELISQLVYVEDESIIQQIDGLIKKALQNVSISLKTKEVSTPIPLKFGAAKDMIQYMAEDFNEPIDDFKDYM
- a CDS encoding type II toxin-antitoxin system VapC family toxin, with protein sequence MKILLDTHTFLWYIWGRDELGAENRALIENPSNVKLLSIASLWEIAVKVNIGKLRITVPITTLVPSEIQILSINLNHLEVYTQLPLFHRDPFDRLIIAQAMSEDLPVLSVDNKFDRYAIAKIWR